NNNNNNNNNNNNNNNNNNNNNNNNNNNNNNNNNNNNNNNNNNNNNNNNNNNNNNNNNNNNNNNNNNNNNNNNNNNNNNNNNNNNNNNNNNNNNNNNNNNNNNNNNNNNNNNNNNNNNNNNNNNNNNNNNNNNNNNNNNNNNNNNNNNNNNNNNNNNNNNNNNNNNNNNNNNNNNNNNNNNNNNNNNNNNNNNNNNNNNNNNNNNNNNNNNNNNNNNNNNNNNNNNNNNNNNNNNNNNNNNNNNNNNNNNNNNNNNNNNNNNNNNNNNNNNNNNNNNNNNNNNNNNNNNNNNNNNNNNNNNNNNNNNNNNNNNNNNNNNNNNNNNNNNNNNNNNNNNNNNNNNNNNNNNNNNNNNNNNNNNNNNNNNNNNNNNNNNNNNNNNNNNNNNNNNNNNNNNNNNNNNNNNNNNNNNNNNNNNNNNNNNNNNNNNNNNNNNNNNNNNNNNNNNNNNNNNNNNNNNNNNNNNNNNNNNNNNNNNNNNNNNNNNNNNNNNNNNNNNNNNNNNNNNNNNNNNNNNNNNNNNNNNNNNNNNNNNNNNNNNNNNNNNNNNNNNNNNNNNNNNNNNNNNNNNNNNNNNNNNNNNNNNNNNNNNNNNNNNNNNNNNNNNNNNNNNNNNNNNNNNNNNNNNNNNNNNNNNNNNNNNNNNNNNNNNNNNNNNNNNNNNNNNNNNNNNNNNNNNNNNNNNNNNNNNNNNNNNNNNNNNNNNNNNNNNNNNNNNNNNNNNNNNNNNNNNNNNNNNNNNNNNNNNNNNNNNNNNNNNNNNNNNNNNNNNNNNNNNNNNNNNNNNNNNNNNNNNNNNNNNNNNNNNNNNNNNNNNNNNNNNNNNNNNNNNNNNNNNNNNNNNNNNNNNNNNNNNNNNNNNNNNNNNNNNNNNNNNNNNNNNNNNNNNNNNNNNNNNNNNNNNNNNNNNNNNNNNNNNNNNNNNNNNNNNNNNNNNNNNNNNNNNNNNNNNNNNNNNNNNNNNNNNNNNNNNNNNNNNNNNNNNNNNNNNNNNNNNNNNNNNNNNNNNNNNNNNNNNNNNNNNNNNNNNNNNNNNNNNNNNNNNNNNNNNNNNNNNNNNNNNNNNNNNNNNNNNNNNNNNNNNNNNNNNNNNNNNNNNNNNNNNNNNNNNNNNNNNNNNNNNNNNNNNNNNNNNNNNNNNNNNNNNNNNNNNNNNNNNNNNNNNNNNNNNNNNNNNNNNNNNNNNNNNNNNNNNNNNNNNNNNNNNNNNNNNNNNNNNNNNNNNNNNNNNNNNNNNNNNNNNNNNNNNNNNNNNNNNNNNNNNNNNNNNNNNNNNNNNNNNNNNNNNNNNNNNNNNNNNNNNNNNNNNNNNNNNNNNNNNNNNNNNNNNNNNNNNNNNNNNNNNNNNNNNNNNNNNNNNNNNNNNNNNNNNNNNNNNNNNNNNNNNNNNNNNNNNNNNNNNNNNNNNNNNNNNNNNNNNNNNNNNNNNNNNNNNNNNNNNNNNNNNNNNNNNNNNNNNNNNNNNNNNNNNNNNNNNNNNNNNNNNNNNNNNNNNNNNNNNNNNNNNNNNNNNNNNNNNNNNNNNNNNNNNNNNNNNNNNNNNNNNNNNNNNNNNNNNNNNNNNNNNNNNNNNNNNNNNNNNNNNNNNNNNNNNNNNNNNNNNNNNNNNNNNNNNNNNNNNNNNNNNNNNNNNNNNNNNNNNNNNNNNNNNNNNNNNNNNNNNNNNNNNNNNNNNNNNNNNNNNNNNNNNNNNNNNNNNNNNNNNNNNNNNNNNNNNNNNNNNNNNNNNNNNNNNNNNNNNNNNNNNNNNNNNNNNNNNNNNNNNNNNNNNNNNNNNNNNNNNNNNNNNNNNNNNNNNNNNNNNNNNNNNNNNNNNNNNNNNNNNNNNNNNNNNNNNNNNNNNNNNNNNNNNNNNNNNNNNNNNNNNNNNNNNNNNNNNNNNNNNNNNNNNNNNNNNNNNNNNNNNNNNNNNNNNNNNNNNNNNNNNNNNNNNNNNNNNNNNNNNNNNNNNNNNNNNNNNNNNNNNNNNNNNNNNNNNNNNNNNNNNNNNNNNNNNNNNNNNNNNNNNNNNNNNNNNNNNNNNNNNNNNNNNNNNNNNNNNNNNNNNNNNNNNNNNNNNNNNNNNNNNNNNNNNNNNNNNNNNNNNNNNNNNNNNNNNNNNNNNNNNNNNNNNNNNNNNNNNNNNNNNNNNNNNNNNNNNNNNNNNNNNNNNNNNNNNNNNNNNNNNNNNNNNNNNNNNNNNNNNNNNNNNNNNNNNNNNNNNNNNNNNNNNNNNNNNNNNNNNNNNNNNNNNNNNNNNNNNNNNNNNNNNNNNNNNNNNNNNNNNNNNNNNNNNNNNNNNNNNNNNNNNNNNNNNNNNNNNNNNNNNNNNNNNNNNNNNNNNNNNNNNNNNNNNNNNNNNNNNNNNNNNNNNNNNNNNNNNNNNNNNNNNNNNNNNNNNNNNNNNNNNNNNNNNNNNNNNNNNNNNNNNNNNNNNNNNNNNNNNNNNNNNNNNNNNNNNNNNNNNNNNNNNNNNNNNNNNNNNNNNNNNNNNNNNNNNNNNNNNNNNNNNNNNNNNNNNNNNNNNNNNNNNNNNNNNNNNNNNNNNNNNNNNNNNNNNNNNNNNNNNNNNNNNNNNNNNNNNNNNNNNNNNNNNNNNNNNNNNNNNNNNNNNNNNNNNNNNNNNNNNNNNNNNNNNNNNNNNNNNNNNNNNNNNNNNNNNNNNNNNNNNNNNNNNNNNNNNNNNNNNNNNNNNNNNNNNNNNNNNNNNNNNNNNNNNNNNNNNNNNNNNNNNNNNNNNNNNNNNNNNNNNNNNNNNNNNNNNNNNNNNNNNNNNNNNNNNNNNNNNNNNNNNNNNNNNNNNNNNNNNNNNNNNNNNNNNNNNNNNNNNNNNNNNNNNNNNNNNNNNNNNNNNNNNNNNNNNNNNNNNNNNNNNNNNNNNNNNNNNNNNNNNNNNNNNNNNNNNNNNNNNNNNNNNNNNNNNNNNNNNNNNNNNNNNNNNNNNNNNNNNNNNNNNNNNNNNNNNNNNNNNNNNNNNNNNNNNNNNNNNNNNNNNNNNNNNNNNNNNNNNNNNNNNNNNNNNNNNNNNNNNNNNNNNNNNNNNNNNNNNNNNNNNNNNNNNNNNNNNNNNNNNNNNNNNNNNNNNNNNNNNNNNNNNNNNNNNNNNNNNNNNNNNNNNNNNNNNNNNNNNNNNNNNNNNNNNNNNNNNNNNNNNNNNNNNNNNNNNNNNNNNNNNNNNNNNNNNNNNNNNNNNNNNNNNNNNNNNNNNNNNNNNNNNNNNNNNNNNNNNNNNNNNNNNNNNNNNNNNNNNNNNNNNNNNNNNNNNNNNNNNNNNNNNNNNNNNNNNNNNNNNNNNNNNNNNNNNNNNNNNNNNNNNNNNNNNNNNNNNNNNNNNNNNNNNNNNNNNNNNNNNNNNNNNNNNNNNNNNNNNNNNNNNNNNNNNNNNNNNNNNNNNNNNNNNNNNNNNNNNNNNNNNNNNNNNNNNNNNNNNNNNNNNNNNNNNNNNNNNNNNNNNNNNNNNNNNNNNNNNNNNNNNNNNNNNNNNNNNNNNNNNNNNNNNNNNNNNNNNNNNNNNNNNNNNNNNNNNNNNNNNNNNNNNNNNNNNNNNNNNNNNNNNNNNNNNNNNNNNNNNNNNNNNNNNNNNNNNNNNNNNNNNNNNNNNNNNNNNNNNNNNNNNNNNNNNNNNNNNNNNNNNNNNNNNNNNNNNNNNNNNNNNNNNNNNNNNNNNNNNNNNNNNNNNNNNNNNNNNNNNNNNNNNNNNNNNNNNNNNNNNNNNNNNNNNNNNNNNNNNNNNNNNNNNNNNNNNNNNNNNNNNNNNNNNNNNNNNNNNNNNNNNNNNNNNNNNNNNNNNNNNNNNNNNNNNNNNNNNNNNNNNNNNNNNNNNNNNNNNNNNNNNNNNNNNNNNNNNNNNNNNNNNNNNNNNNNNNNNNNNNNNNNNNNNNNNNNNNNNNNNNNNNNNNNNNNNNNNNNNNNNNNNNNNNNNNNNNNNNNNNNNNNNNNNNNNNNNNNNNNNNNNNNNNNNNNNNNNNNNNNNNNNNNNNNNNNNNNNNNNNNNNNNNNNNNNNNNNNNNNNNNNNNNNNNNNNNNNNNNNNNNNNNNNNNNNNNNNNNNNNNNNNNNNNNNNNNNNNNNNNNNNNNNNNNNNNNNNNNNNNNNNNNNNNNNNNNNNNNNNNNNNNNNNNNNNNNNNNNNNNNNNNNNNNNNNNNNNNNNNNNNNNNNNNNNNNNNNNNNNNNNNNNNNNNNNNNNNNNNNNNNNNNNNNNNNNNNNNNNNNNNNNNNNNNNNNNNNNNNNNNNNNNNNNNNNNNNNNNNNNNNNNNNNNNNNNNNNNNNNNNNNNNNNNNNNNNNNNNNNNNNNNNNNNNNNNNNNNNNNNNNNNNNNNNNNNNNNNNNNNNNNNNNNNNNNNNNNNNNNNNNNNNNNNNNNNNNNNNNNNNNNNNNNNNNNNCTTTCTAAGCTTCTTGTTGGATAGCACGTCTGAGCCTTAGTCCATTGTCAACGTCTCCCTCACGTCCTATCAAGACACCATCTCCTACATCCTCACTACTTTGCCTTTGGTTTTGGTTACCCAAAGCAGCTTCCCCAAAGTTATGGAGTCTCCGACCAATGAGATAGCGGTCATCACGGATAGAGTTGTGAAGGTTTCTGAACCACACATGGCATCTTTTTGCACAGAAGCAGAAGAGGCTCACCGACAGACAACCTATCCACGCAAATCTGTAGACCGCTGAGTTCACTACTAGTGGATATCCGAGCATTGGGAACACTCCTCTCGCCAGTACATAAGGCACACATAGAGCTGTTAGGAGTTTCATCACGATGGGGAACACAATCTCTCTAAGTACCCATAACCCTTGAAGCCTCGAGAATCCATCTTGTCTAACCCTCTCAAACTTTTCCCTCCAGCTATCATCAACTATTGGAAGCATATGATCCAGCATCACCTGTCCATTGACATTGTTGATTAGTGACAAAATCTCTTTCTATGTGGCAAAAGTTGCTGACTTAGAGAGATTACTTACCAATCTTGTCCAGATCTTCAAAAAGATGAGCCCGAGTGCCCAGTCTTGATACAGGAGGAAGACAGGGCTTTCATCTACTGGGACTCTCATTGGGACAATCACCAAAAGCTCAAACAGAAGTCCAATCAGTACCGGAATGATAAAAACCTGTTAAATCACCATGTTAAaagcacaaaatccatagtaaAAAACAAGAGTTTTTCAGTGccgaaaaaaaatcaagaaaataacagCACAAACCACTTACCCATATGGCTAACAGCACCGAGCTCTTGAAGACAATTCCACACCATTTCCATATCTGATTAAGCAAGACTGAAGTTCTCTTTGACTTGACATGCTCGATAGCATATCTTGCACCAGATATGGTAGTCCAAAACGCATATGTGCCAATGACGAATGCATACAGGTCTACAGATTTAAAAGATTCTGTTAATAATGTGTAAACGTGCGAAAGAATAAGGCAGAAgatcaaaattaacaaacattaCCATTGCATTTGATGCCATGAGTTACCGGAAGAATTGGGATGGCACTAAATAATGCTCGCCCGAGCGAAACTGGTACAACTATCAATGCCGAATTGAAGAGGAGAAGAGTCACCCATGCaacaagtagaagaagaattatCCGGACCACAAAGTTGTACCTGCTACAAAAATACATTCATATTAGCGGAAGAccgaatataattttttgatgtACCTAGTCAACTCTATAACCAAGTGCACACTACTGTTAATTACTTCAAGCATGCACAAATGCTAAACATCATAACAGCTTTTAGTTTATTTCTTAAGTAAGGACTTACTCTGAATCAGattgttcttcatcatcttcatattCCTCACCCATGTTGGGATTAGCACGCAGGAGACTTCTGTTAGGGTCATCAGCTGCTGGAAGCGCAGCCATAGCCCTCTCAGGTCCACCGACCTGCAATACTTGTGCTCTGTTCTGCCTTCCTGGTTCACCGTTTCCATTTTCCTGACCAATGTTGTCCTCTGGTCTTGGCAAGAGGAAGTCTGTCAAACCAAGCGCCCAACCGACACCAGTGAACCAGCAGCGTAGAAGGGACTTAATTGTCGTCCGGAGTCTGAAATGTTCGATAATAAATGGTATGCATATTTGAAAGAGAAGCATGTCGGCCGGAATCTCAGTGAATGGGTCAGATACACTGCATACATGCAAAATTTAAGAAAGATCAATTCAATCTCCAACAGAAAGTATCCAAAACTAGAGGTTAACCAATATTTCTTACGATATGTCGAGCGGAAAGATTGAAGGAGCCATCCGGATTGCAAGTTTGACTGGTAAAAATACCAACATGACAATCAAACTCCCATACACAGCAACAGATAACAATACCCTCCGAGCATGCTTGTGAACTGGATCATCAATCAAATCTCGGAACGGATTGTAATTAGGATCTGCAGGATCGCGAAGGAAATACAGAACTCCAGGGCGAAGAACCTGCATTTGGCACAATAACGTTAAAAATATTAGACAGTAGCAGAGAAGAAAAACTGTTTCTAATATGAGATTATGCGCAAGGAAAACATAGTACCCCTCGAAGAAGGCTGACAAAGATGCTTATTTGCAACATGTACATGATTCCGACAACCCAATGTACAAGTGAGCTTGCCAGTGGAGAAATTGATAAAAACTGTACCCTGTGGGACATTGTTTTACCAAACATCCTCACTGTGCAAACATCTAGCCACCACCCACACATCAGAGGGAAGACCCCAAGCTCGATGACCAAAAGGAAGGCAACTTTAATCATAGTCATCAGATGCCTCATTGCTGCCAGGAACTGCCTAAGGAGGGATGGTACAGCTTCTACTATAGATGCAATCCCATAAAATCNNNNNNNNNNNNNNNNNNNNNNNNNNNNNN
The sequence above is a segment of the Camelina sativa cultivar DH55 chromosome 10, Cs, whole genome shotgun sequence genome. Coding sequences within it:
- the LOC104716741 gene encoding probable E3 ubiquitin ligase SUD1 isoform X2; this encodes MEISSADSLSISGAAAASEVVSEPSSSSSSSSSSSMSASSPNQASPNPFSTMDPSVPTSAASRYVDDDEDEEDVCRICRNPGDSDNPLRYPCACSGSIKFVHQDCLLQWLNHSNARQCEVCKHPFSFSPVYADNAPSRLPFQEFVVGIAMKACHVLQFFLRLSFVLSVWLLTIPFITFWIWRLAFVRSFGEAQRLFLSHISTTVILTDCLHGFLLSASIVFIFLGATSLRDYFRHLRELGGQDEREDDGDRNGARAARRPAGQANRNLAGEGNVEDAGDQGAAVGQIARRNPENVLARLDIQAARLEAQVEQMFDGLDDADGAEDVPFDELVGMQGPVFHLVENAFTVLASNMIFLGVVIFVPFTLGRVILYHVSWLFAAARGPVMAASMHLTDTGLSLENITLKSALTAVSNLTNEGQENGLLGQLTDMVKVNGSELNRANDTLSVGADLLKGSAAGASKLSDITTLAVGYMFIVFLVFLYLGIIALIRYAKGEPLTVGRFYGIASIVEAVPSLLRQFLAAMRHLMTMXKVAFLLVIELGVFPLMCGWWLDVCTVRMFGKTMSHRVQFLSISPLASSLVHWVVGIMYMLQISIFVSLLRGVLRPGVLYFLRDPADPNYNPFRDLIDDPVHKHARRVLLSVAVYGSLIVMLVFLPVKLAIRMAPSIFPLDISVSDPFTEIPADMLLFQICIPFIIEHFRLRTTIKSLLRCWFTGVGWALGLTDFLLPRPEDNIGQENGNGEPGRQNRAQVLQVGGPERAMAALPAADDPNRSLLRANPNMGEEYEDDEEQSDSEYNFVVRIILLLLVAWVTLLLFNSALIVVPVSLGRALFSAIPILPVTHGIKCNDLYAFVIGTYAFWTTISGARYAIEHVKSKRTSVLLNQIWKWCGIVFKSSVLLAIWVFIIPVLIGLLFELLVIVPMRVPVDESPVFLLYQDWALGLIFLKIWTRLVMLDHMLPIVDDSWREKFERVRQDGFSRLQGLWVLREIVFPIVMKLLTALCVPYVLARGVFPMLGYPLVVNSAVYRFAWIGCLSVSLFCFCAKRCHVWFRNLHNSIRDDRYLIGRRLHNFGEAALGNQNQRQSSEDVGDGVLIGREGDVDNGLRLRRAIQQEA
- the LOC104716741 gene encoding probable E3 ubiquitin ligase SUD1 isoform X3; the protein is MEISSADSLSISGAAAASEVVSEPSSSSSSSSSSSMSASSPNQASPNPFSTMDPSVPTSAASRYVDDDEDEEDVCRICRNPGDSDNPLRYPCACSGSIKFVHQDCLLQWLNHSNARQCEVCKHPFSFSPVYADNAPSRLPFQEFVVGIAMKACHVLQFFLRLSFVLSVWLLTIPFITFWIWRLAFVRSFGEAQRLFLSHISTTVILTDCLHGFLLSASIVFIFLGATSLRDYFRHLRELGGQDEREDDGDRNGARAARRPAGQANRNLAGEGNVEDAGDQGAAVGQIARRNPENVLARLDIQAARLEAQVEQMFDGLDDADGAEDVPFDELVGMQGPVFHLVENAFTVLASNMIFLGVVIFVPFTLGRVILYHVSWLFAAARGPVMAASMHLTDTGLSLENITLKSALTAVSNLTNEGQENGLLGQLTDMVKVNGSELNRANDTLSVGADLLKGSAAGASKLSDITTLAVGYMFIVFLVFLYLGIIALIRYAKGEPLTVGRFYGIASIVEAVPSLLRQFLAAMRHLMTMIKVAFLLVIELGVFPLMCGWWLDVCTVRMFGKTMSHRVQFLSISPLASSLVHWVVGIMYMLQISIFVSLLRGVLRPGVLYFLRDPADPNYNPFRDLIDDPVHKHARRVLLSVAVYGSLIVMLVFLPVKLAIRMAPSIFPLDISVSDPFTEIPADMLLFQICIPFIIEHFRLRTTIKSLLRCWFTGVGWALGLTDFLLPRPEDNIGQENGNGEPGRQNRAQVLQVGGPERAMAALPAADDPNRSLLRANPNMGEEYEDDEEQSDSEYNFVVRIILLLLVAWVTLLLFNSALIVVPVSLGRALFSAIPILPVTHGIKCNDLYAFVIGTYAFWTTISGARYAIEHVKSKRTSVLLNQIWKWCGIVFKSSVLLAIWVFIIPVLIGLLFELLVIVPMRVPVDESPVFLLYQDWALGLIFLKIWTRLVMLDHMLPIVDDSWREKFERVRQDGFSRLQGLWVLREIVFPIVMKLLTALCVPYVLARGVFPMLGYPLVVNSAVYRFAWIGCLSVSLFCFCAKRCHVWFRNLHNSIRDDRYLIGRRLHNFGEAALGNQNQRQSSEDVGDGVLIGREGDVDNGLRLRRAIQQEA
- the LOC104716741 gene encoding probable E3 ubiquitin ligase SUD1 isoform X1 is translated as MEISSADSLSISGAAAASEVVSEPSSSSSSSSSSSMSASSPNQASPNPFSTMDPSVPTSAASRYVDDDEDEEDVCRICRNPGDSDNPLRYPCACSGSIKFVHQDCLLQWLNHSNARQCEVCKHPFSFSPVYADNAPSRLPFQEFVVGIAMKACHVLQFFLRLSFVLSVWLLTIPFITFWIWRLAFVRSFGEAQRLFLSHISTTVILTDCLHGFLLSASIVFIFLGATSLRDYFRHLRELGGQDEREDDGDRNGARAARRPAGQANRNLAGEGNVEDAGDQGAAVGQIARRNPENVLARLDIQAARLEAQVEQMFDGLDDADGAEDVPFDELVGMQGPVFHLVENAFTVLASNMIFLGVVIFVPFTLGRVILYHVSWLFAAARGPVMAASMHLTDTGLSLENITLKSALTAVSNLTNEGQENGLLGQLTDMVKVNGSELNRANDTLSVGADLLKGSAAGASKLSDITTLAVGYMFIVFLVFLYLGIIALIRYAKGEPLTVGRFYGIASIVEAVPSLLRQFLAAMRHLMTMIKVAFLLVIELGVFPLMCGWWLDVCTVRMFGKTMSHRVQFLSISPLASSLVHWVVGIMYMLQISIFVSLLRGVLRPGVLYFLRDPADPNYNPFRDLIDDPVHKHARRVLLSVAVYGSLIVMLVFLPVKLAIRMAPSIFPLDISVSDPFTEIPADMLLFQICIPFIIEHFRLRTTIKSLLRCWFTGVGWALGLTDFLLPRPEDNIGQENGNGEPGRQNRAQVLQVGGPERAMAALPAADDPNRSLLRANPNMGEEYEDDEEQSDSDRYNFVVRIILLLLVAWVTLLLFNSALIVVPVSLGRALFSAIPILPVTHGIKCNDLYAFVIGTYAFWTTISGARYAIEHVKSKRTSVLLNQIWKWCGIVFKSSVLLAIWVFIIPVLIGLLFELLVIVPMRVPVDESPVFLLYQDWALGLIFLKIWTRLVMLDHMLPIVDDSWREKFERVRQDGFSRLQGLWVLREIVFPIVMKLLTALCVPYVLARGVFPMLGYPLVVNSAVYRFAWIGCLSVSLFCFCAKRCHVWFRNLHNSIRDDRYLIGRRLHNFGEAALGNQNQRQSSEDVGDGVLIGREGDVDNGLRLRRAIQQEA